The sequence CCCCATCCGCTGCCGAAACTGCCCGTGGCGCGCGCCATCTGGCAGGCCCGTCCGTCGCTGGAGGTGGCGGCGGAAGCCTGGATATTGGGCGGCGGCGCGCACCACTCGGTGTTCAGCCAGGCGCTGGAGGTGGATTATCTGCGCCTGTACGCCGAAATGCAGGATATTGAATTACTGGTGATTGACGACGATACCCGGCTTCCGGCTTTCAAAGACGCGCTGCGCTGGAACGAGGCGTATTACCGGCTCGGCGGTCGCTATTAGCCCGCTGCCTGCACTGCAATCTGCAACCTTCTGCCATTATGCCCGCGTAAGCGGGCCTTTTCCCCCCTCGTACCGCCGCTTATCCCCCACCTCGCTATTTGCCTGAGTTTCAGCAAGGCGGCCTCTCGCCCTGAACTTAAGGCCGCACCTGGAAGAATTGGCTTCTGGCGGCAGGCGATTTGCTTTAGGATGGCCCTTTGCGCCTCTTTTACGGCTCGGACGGCAAATTTACTCAGGTTTCGCCTATATACCTACTTTGGGTATGTTGTCGAAAGCCTGATAATACCCGATAATATGCGGGTTTTATTTTTTAGGCAGAGTAATGACCGAATTCGCATTGTTATTCGTTAGCGCCCTTCTGGTGAACAATTTCGTCCTGGTGAAGTTTCTGGGGCTGTGTCCGTTTATGGGCGTTTCCAAACGGTTGGAGACGGCCGTAGGCATGGGTCTGGCCACCACCTTCGTGATGACGCTCGGCTCCATGTTCTCATGGATCGTCAACGAATTCGTCCTGGTGCCGCTCGATATCCTTTACCTGCGCACCATGGCGTTCATTCTGGTGCTGGCCGTGGTGGTGCAGTTTTCCGAACTGGTGGTGCGCAAAACCAGCCCGGAGCTTTACCGCCTGCTGGGTATTTTTCTGCCGCTGATCACCACCAACTGCGCCGTGCTGGGGGTGGTATTGCTCAACGTCAATATGGCGCACGGTTTTCTGCAATCAACCGTATACGGCTTCGGCGCCGCGGCCGGTTTTTCTTTGGTGATGGTGCTGTTTGCCGCCATCCGCGAACGGCTGACCGTTTCTGACGTTCCCGCCCCGTTCCGCGGCTCTTCCATCGCCCTGATTACCGCCGGGCTGATGTCGCTGGCCTTTATGGGCTTTACCGGCCTGGTGAAATTCTGATGACGGCTATCTGGATCGCCGTTGCGGCACTCAGTTCGCTGGCGCTGTTTTTCGGCGTCGTCCTCGGCTACGCGTCGCGCCGCTTTCAGGTGGATGAAGATCCGGTGGTGGAACAGGTTGAAGCCATGCTGCCGCAAAGCCAGTGCGGCCAGTGCGGCTACCCCGGCTGCCGGCCCTATGCCGAAGCGGTTTCCCTGAACGGCGAAAAAATCAATAAATGCGTGCCCGGCGGCGAAGCGATGATGCTGAAACTGGCCGAGAAGCTGAATATCGATCCCCAGCCGCTCGACGGCGACGGCAGCGTGCTGAAGCCGCAACGAAAAGTGGCCTGGATTGACGAAAGCAACTGTATCGGCTGCACCAAATGCATTCAGGCTTGCCCGGTGGACGCCATTGTCGGCAGTACCAAAGCGGTGCATACCGTGGTCAGCGATCTGTGCACCGGCTGCGATCTGTGCGTCTCACCTTGCCCTACAGACTGCATTGAACTGCGGCCCGTTGCCCCGACACCCGAAAACTGGAAATGGGATCTCAATACTATTCCGGTACGCGTTATTCAAGTAGAACACCATGCTTAAGCTGTTTGCCTCCCTGAGAAAAGACAGGATCTGGGACTTCAACGGCGGAATTCATCCGCCGGAAATGAAAACGCAGTCCAGTCAGGTTCCGCTGCGCGCCATACCGCTGGCGGAGCAGTTTATTA comes from Brenneria nigrifluens DSM 30175 = ATCC 13028 and encodes:
- the rsxA gene encoding electron transport complex subunit RsxA, with translation MTEFALLFVSALLVNNFVLVKFLGLCPFMGVSKRLETAVGMGLATTFVMTLGSMFSWIVNEFVLVPLDILYLRTMAFILVLAVVVQFSELVVRKTSPELYRLLGIFLPLITTNCAVLGVVLLNVNMAHGFLQSTVYGFGAAAGFSLVMVLFAAIRERLTVSDVPAPFRGSSIALITAGLMSLAFMGFTGLVKF
- the rsxB gene encoding electron transport complex subunit RsxB, with product MTAIWIAVAALSSLALFFGVVLGYASRRFQVDEDPVVEQVEAMLPQSQCGQCGYPGCRPYAEAVSLNGEKINKCVPGGEAMMLKLAEKLNIDPQPLDGDGSVLKPQRKVAWIDESNCIGCTKCIQACPVDAIVGSTKAVHTVVSDLCTGCDLCVSPCPTDCIELRPVAPTPENWKWDLNTIPVRVIQVEHHA